A window from Candidatus Obscuribacterales bacterium encodes these proteins:
- a CDS encoding ABC transporter substrate-binding protein — protein MSKNHYKLSLFNRRSPILWGAIALALTLGACGETTPSADSDATDTADTADTTTSGEGLKIGTLLPITGDLAQYGGPMQDSATLLVETVNSCGGVLGQPVQLISEDDQTDPAAGAAAMSKLAEVDQVSGVVGAAASSVSSAAVDIAVRNQVVEISPSATSPVFTEQAKAGDFDGYWFRTAPPDTFQGQALAQLAMDQGYETVAVMGINNDYGSGLVQSFTDAYTALGGTVVNQDNPTLYPPDASSFDSEVSSVFNGSPDAVLLVAYPETGSLILQAAFEQGFLGGDTQVLLTDGMKDASIAELVGKDSDGSFVISGVMGTAPSAGGPGLEQFTAVYNDAFNRDPSVFDPNTWDATALIALAAEAAGDTSGTAIRDAIRSVANAPGTEVTDVCEALELVRQGEEINYQGASGPVDLDEQGDVVGSYDIWTVGDDGAIQVQETIEISG, from the coding sequence ATGTCTAAAAACCATTACAAACTCAGCTTGTTCAACCGGCGATCGCCCATCCTGTGGGGAGCGATCGCCCTTGCTCTCACCCTAGGAGCCTGCGGCGAAACCACCCCTAGCGCTGATTCTGATGCTACCGATACTGCCGATACTGCCGACACCACCACCAGCGGTGAAGGGCTGAAAATTGGCACCTTGCTGCCGATCACCGGCGACCTCGCCCAATATGGTGGCCCTATGCAAGATTCCGCCACCTTATTAGTTGAAACCGTGAACAGCTGCGGCGGCGTTCTAGGGCAGCCCGTGCAGCTCATTTCTGAAGATGACCAAACCGACCCGGCGGCTGGGGCCGCCGCCATGAGTAAACTTGCCGAAGTCGATCAAGTCTCCGGTGTCGTGGGAGCTGCTGCTAGCTCCGTTTCTAGTGCTGCAGTTGACATCGCCGTTCGCAACCAAGTGGTCGAAATTTCCCCTTCCGCCACCAGTCCCGTTTTCACCGAACAAGCTAAAGCCGGTGACTTTGATGGCTACTGGTTCCGCACAGCACCGCCCGACACCTTCCAAGGCCAAGCCCTGGCCCAGTTAGCGATGGATCAGGGGTATGAAACCGTTGCCGTCATGGGCATCAATAATGACTACGGTAGCGGACTAGTTCAGTCCTTTACTGACGCCTATACCGCCCTCGGCGGCACCGTCGTCAACCAAGACAATCCCACCCTCTATCCCCCCGATGCTTCCTCCTTCGACTCCGAAGTCAGCAGCGTCTTCAATGGTTCCCCCGACGCCGTTCTGCTAGTTGCCTATCCTGAGACTGGTAGTCTTATTTTGCAAGCTGCCTTTGAACAAGGTTTTCTGGGTGGCGATACCCAAGTATTGCTCACCGATGGCATGAAAGATGCCAGCATAGCTGAACTGGTTGGCAAAGACAGCGATGGTAGCTTCGTTATTTCTGGCGTCATGGGCACTGCGCCCAGTGCTGGCGGCCCTGGATTAGAGCAATTCACCGCCGTCTATAATGATGCATTTAACCGCGACCCCTCTGTTTTTGATCCCAACACATGGGATGCCACCGCTCTCATTGCCCTAGCAGCAGAAGCAGCCGGCGACACGAGTGGTACTGCTATCCGCGATGCCATTCGCAGCGTCGCGAATGCACCTGGCACCGAAGTTACAGATGTCTGTGAAGCCCTAGAACTCGTCCGCCAAGGAGAAGAGATCAACTACCAAGGTGCCAGTGGCCCAGTAGATTTGGATGAACAGGGCGATGTGGTCGGTAGCTACGATATTTGGACTGTCGGCGACGATGGTGCCATTCAAGTTCAAGAAACCATTGAAATTAGTGGCTAA